DNA from Victivallaceae bacterium:
ATACATATGAGTCCGCAAGATAAAGGATAAAAGTACCGGAATGATGAGAAATTGACAATGAAACCCGAAATCTTTATCCGTAACGGAAAATATTCTTAATAAAATTTTTATTAAAAAAACAGTTTTTAAAATTAATTCTTAAGATATGATCCGATTAATTTTATTCCGTAAAAATAATAAGGTCATTATGAAAAAAACCGCACTTGTCGCAATGATCGGTGCCGCTACCCTTCTTTGTTCCTGCTTTTTTTCGACTCAACAAAAAGACAATGCCCCGTACGACCCTCCCGTTAATTTGGAGTCCTACCAAGGTCTTTGGTTTCAAGTTGCCGGAGATCCAACGCGTTTTCAAAAACCCTGTATAGCTTCTGCTATCGAATATCGCTTATGTCATAATAAAAATGGGGTTCCCTATCTAAAAATAACCGATACCTGCATAACGTCCAAACAAGATTTTCCAGAAGTCAATAGCATAGGAAGAGTTTACGACCATGGATATAACAGAAGACTAGCCGTCAATATCGGATTTTTCGGCACATTAAAAGGTCTTACCCAACGATACAACTACGTTATTTATTATGTCAGTCCCGACTATACGGAAGCCATTGTCTGCAGTCCGAATAAGAAATATATACGGATATTGGCCCGAACTCCTTTTATTTCATCCGGAAAGGAAAAAAAACTGATGGATATCGCAAAATCATTTGATATCGATGTTTTGAAATTACAGAAAGACAGTTGGAATGAAAGTCTTTACGAGAAAATCAAGGATCGGCCGAAATAGTCACAATTTTTTCAGTTGGTTAAGAACGATTAGAGCTTGTTTCGGAACCAAAATTGTCTTAATACGAGAACAATGTCCCGAAACGATTACTATCTCTCTCTTAGGCAGGTGCAGAACCTCAGCAAGCACGGCAATGACGGCATCGTTCGCTCTCCCTTTTTCCGGTGCTTCCGAAATACGGACGGAAACGTTTTCACCGTCAAAAAACACTCCGCATGTTTTAGCACGAGGAGTGACCTTGATTCTTAAAGTCACAGTCATAAACCTTAAAAGAAGGAAGCTATCTTACCTTTACTTTTGGATTCGGACATCCAGGAAGCCAACACATCTAGGCAAACTCTAACACCCCAAGGTTGTTCCAGAGTAAACAACGCAAACCCAGGCCCGGCAACGTCATATTCGACTTTTTTATCGTTTCTAAAGGTCTTAAGAATACGACAATCGTCTAAACGAACGAAAGGTTGACTGCTGACAAATAAAACTTTTGATTTTTCTCCAGGATGTTCGTTATGAAGCCAGTGTTTAAAAGCTTCGTATTTGCACCTCGAATCGGGATTTTTACAGTCATCAACGGTTATGAAAGAGACTTTGACCGTACCGTCAGTCCATTCCTTAGGCAATTTCATTTGTCCCCAAATAAACGGAGCGATATCGTTTTCGTTTTGGATTTTGAAAACATCCTGTGTTTGATCCCATCCCTCTTTAATCGGATGTTGATTGTATTTAGGATTCACGAATTTCTCAGGATCTTCGCTTCCTTTGTAAAGAGGCCTGTCTCGCGTCACGAAAATGATATGATCTACACGAACGCCTCTTTCCCATTCATTAATCAGAAATCGCAATCTTTGTCGCATAACCGATAAAATGGCTCCCGGAATAACGGCATAATCATAATTGGCCGCATAAGGAGCTTCCAGTTGGGTCATCCCCAACAAAGACATATCATTATAAAAAGCCTGAAGATCGCTAACGGGAATGGACGAAGCTTTTAACCCTTCCGATTTATCCTGTTCGCTGATCCGCCAAACCGATGTTGCTTGAACGATTCCTTCCCAAGATTTCGAATGCTTGATTCCTGTTAAAGATAGCAGATGCAACAGTTCCTCCGAAGGAGCTCCCGTCACGCTTTCCAAATTACCCGCACAACTCTGAGAAAAAGAATGACGCGTCAACTTAGCTTCAATTTCGGTACCGCTAAATAACAACAATCCTAAAAAAGGCAATAAAAACAATCTCTTCATAAACACCATTCCAGTCCTACAAAACACCACAAGCCCAGACTATAGAAAAAAAATCTAAAAAAACAACAAAATAAAATAAACCATATTTCATATTCTTATAAAAACGAAAAATCTTTCACAAAAAGCCGTCACAAATCCAATTTGACCAAGCTGTTTGAATACCCGAAACATAACTTCGGATTCGCAGTCAAAAATACTTCTTCCGAAAAACGATAAACCGGAGTATTTTACCGTCAGATCATGTCATGTGGTAGTTTAAGCTATTGCTTCTCGATTGCCGGGAACGAAAGTCTTCCCCTACAAAAATATGGAGTTCAAAATTACGATTTATGCGTACATCCCAGCTCTTTTTTAAAACCGTAAAAAATTCGAATAGTAAAAAACAATACGTCGCTTCCTATGAACTGCTCGAACAGGCAGGTTATTTATCCAAATTAAGTAAAGGCATTTTTACCTATACCCCCCTTATGTATCGCGTCGTTTCGAATTTTTGCGGCATCGTCAGACAAGAACTTAATAAAATCGGCGGACAGGAATTAATGTTGCCTTTACTGCAACCCGCCGAAATTTGGAAAACTACAGGCAGATGGGAAGAATTTCTATCCGAAAAGCTTTTGTATACACTAAAAGATCGTGAAGACAAATTCTTTTGCATAGCCCCCACTCATGAGGAGGCCGTTTGTGGATTGGTAGCCGAACGTTTGAAAAACCATAAGCAACTCCCTCTCCATTTATATCAGATTGCCGCTAAGTTTCGAGACGAAATTCGTCCTCGCTTCGGATTGATGAGAACGAAAGAACTTCTCATGGAAGACAGTTACACCTTTTCGGAATCGGAAGAGCAAATGCAGGAGCAATACCTTAAACTTAGAGGCGCTTACTCGAATATTTTTCGAAGATTGGAATTGGAATTCGTCATCGTCGATGCTGATGGAGGAAAAATCGGTAAAGGCAAATCGGAAGAATTTCAGGTATTGTGCGATATCGGAGAAGATGCCGTTTGCGTCAGCGACGATTACGGTTCCAATATCGAGACAGCCAAAACGGTTCCTCCTCATTTCAATTACCGAAAATGTCCGGATCCGGTCACCGAAGTCAAAACGCCCGGAATTAAAACGATAAAAAGTTTGTCCGAGTTTCTGAATGTTCCCGAACAGTTGATTTTAAAAACCTTTGTATACAAATTAACTTGCACAAACGGTTTCGACTTCATCGCTGTAGGAATTCGCGGAGATCGTCAACTAAACACGACGAAAATCAAGACCTGCTTAGGTGCCACAGATATCGCTCCGGCATCGGAAGAAGAAATTATCGAACTTCTTGGAGTCGGTCCGGGATTCATAGGTCCTTTGAATTGCCCCATTACCTTCGTTGCCGATCTATCTACCGAAGCCATGACCGGATTCATTTGTGCGGGTAATAAAGAAGACGTCCATTACGTCAATGTCAATTGGGACCGAGATATTTCGTCTCCTACGCGTTATGATTTTTTGCTTGTGGAAGAAGGCGACGTCTGTCCTTCGAATCCCGGGACTCCGTATGCAATTAAAAGAGGTGTAGAGGTGGCTCATATCTTCAATCTCGGATTACGTTATACGCAAATTTTCAATGTGACATTCCAAGACAGGAAAGGTACGGATAAAATTTGTTGGATGGGGACTTACGGAATAGGAATCGGCCGGACCTTAGCCGCTTGCGTAGAACAGAAACACGATGAGAAAGGCATCGTGTGGCCCCTTGAAGTGGCACCTTTCAAAATTACCGTCATCGTTGCTAAAGTCGAATCGACTTTGATCGAAGAAGCCGAAAAACTTTACCGTCTTTTGACCGATCACGGTTATGATCCCCTTTTCGACGATCGAGACGAACGACTCGGTTTTAAATTAAAAGACAGTGATCTTATAGGGATACCTTATAAGATAATTATCGGTAAGGAATTCTTGAATTCCGGAAAATTCGAAATTGAATCAAGGACGGGAGAAAAATTTGAAGTTGCTCCCGAAAGTTTTCTGAATTGGTGTGATTCACATCTTAACTCCTTAAACTTATTCCGAAAAATAGCAGATTAGATTTCGGACTGCTAAAAAATATTGACTCGCTCTAACGTTTTGATTATAATTCCCGTAAAATTAACTGGAGCAACCGTTAAGGAATGATCAAAAAAACTCAGAAAGAGGCTAAGTTCTCAAAGATAATTTTGAATTTAGTCGAGTTATATCTTGATTCCGGCACTCCTATCGGTTCGGGGACTTTAAAACGAGAAAAGCAGGATAAAATCAGTTCGGCTACGATAAGGAACTATTGTGTTGAACTTGAAAAGACAGGTTTTCTGAAAAAGAACCATGCTTCCGGAGGACGGTTACCTACGGACAAGGCTCTCAGATTCTATTTCGATTATTACCAAAAGCTTCAGGAACCTCTAAGTAAAAACGAAAAAGACCTGATTGCAGACTCTCTTCCGGCCTGCAACAAAAACATTATTAAGGATATTCAAAAATCGGGAGAACTTTTAAGCGAGTTATTAAATTTATCCGTTTTCTTCAGTTTCCCACGATTCGATCATGATACGGCTACGGATTTAAAGCTCTTAGTACTTGACGAACAGAGAGTTTTGGTGGTTATTTTGACGGAATTTGGTCAGATTTTTACGGAAACGATATGGGTAAAACAAAAAATGTCCGCATTTAGTGCCAAACGAGTGGAGAGTTTCATAAAATCCAAGTTGAAAAATCAGTCTTTTCCGGAATCGCTTACTTCTGAAGAACAATTTCTCGGGCAAGACATTTATAACGAATCTATTGTTCGTTATTTGACGAGATACGTCAACCTTACGGACATGGATATTCATCAAACGGGATTCTCGAAATTACTTCACTATAACGAATTTAAAGATCCTGAAATGTTATCGAGCGGTCTTATGCTTTTCGAAAACAGTCTTCATATGAAGAAGTTATTGCTTTACGGAATGACTTGTAAGCAGCCGACGGCTTTCTTAGGAAAAGAACTCTCTCGTTTTTTCGATATCGGTCTCTACGAAAAACATACGGTAGTCATGATGCCTTATTTCATTAATCGCACGCCTTTAGGTGCATTCGGAATCTTAGGCCCCTCCAGAATACCTTACAGAAAAATATTGAAACTAGTAACATTTTTTGGCGAAAAACTGAGGAGTAATCTGACCGAAAGTCTTTTTAAATTTAAATTATCTTTCAGACAGCCGAAAACTGTTCTCGAAGAATTACAAGACATGGAAAGAATGTTTTTGGATCATTCTTCGATTAAACTATTACCCTCTAAGGAGTCATAATGACGGATAATCAAGAAGAAAAACAAGAAAATGAAAGTCTTCCCGAAGACGAACGAAACGAAACGGAAGTTGAAGAGTCTCTTGCAGAAGAAAATGAACGTCTGAAACAAGAGCTTAAGAAAAAAAATGATCAATATCTCATGGCTTTAGCCGAAGCGGAAAATGCTAGAAAACGTATTTATAAAGAACGACAGGATCTTTTAAGACTTGCAGTCGAAAATATTTTAGTAGAAATTCTCACTCCTATAGAAAACATGGAGAATGCTTTAAAATTTGCTAAAGATTCTTCGGACGAAGTGAAAAATTGGGCTTTAGGTTTTGAAATGATCCTAAATCAATTCAAACAGATTCTTACCGATCATGGAATTACCGAATATACTTCGGCAGGAAAAATATTCGATCCGTTTCTTCATGAAGCGATAGAGATTATCGAAACGGACGACTATCCTGACGGAACGGTCGTTGAAGAACTGTCTAAAGGATACAAAGCGGATAATAAGCCAATCCGAGTTGCTCGGGTAAAAGTCGCCAAAACTTTAAAAGTAGATACAAACAATTAAAAAATACAAATCATATTTAAGGTAAAAAAATGTCAGAGAAAAAGCATAGCAAAATCATAGGTATAGATTTAGGAACGACGAATTCCTGTGTGTCCATAATGGAAGGAGGCCAGGCTAAAGTCATTACTTCTGCCGAAGGAAGCAGAAC
Protein-coding regions in this window:
- a CDS encoding lipocalin family protein, with translation MKKTALVAMIGAATLLCSCFFSTQQKDNAPYDPPVNLESYQGLWFQVAGDPTRFQKPCIASAIEYRLCHNKNGVPYLKITDTCITSKQDFPEVNSIGRVYDHGYNRRLAVNIGFFGTLKGLTQRYNYVIYYVSPDYTEAIVCSPNKKYIRILARTPFISSGKEKKLMDIAKSFDIDVLKLQKDSWNESLYEKIKDRPK
- a CDS encoding DUF167 family protein, translated to MTLRIKVTPRAKTCGVFFDGENVSVRISEAPEKGRANDAVIAVLAEVLHLPKREIVIVSGHCSRIKTILVPKQALIVLNQLKKL
- a CDS encoding proline--tRNA ligase, with product MRTSQLFFKTVKNSNSKKQYVASYELLEQAGYLSKLSKGIFTYTPLMYRVVSNFCGIVRQELNKIGGQELMLPLLQPAEIWKTTGRWEEFLSEKLLYTLKDREDKFFCIAPTHEEAVCGLVAERLKNHKQLPLHLYQIAAKFRDEIRPRFGLMRTKELLMEDSYTFSESEEQMQEQYLKLRGAYSNIFRRLELEFVIVDADGGKIGKGKSEEFQVLCDIGEDAVCVSDDYGSNIETAKTVPPHFNYRKCPDPVTEVKTPGIKTIKSLSEFLNVPEQLILKTFVYKLTCTNGFDFIAVGIRGDRQLNTTKIKTCLGATDIAPASEEEIIELLGVGPGFIGPLNCPITFVADLSTEAMTGFICAGNKEDVHYVNVNWDRDISSPTRYDFLLVEEGDVCPSNPGTPYAIKRGVEVAHIFNLGLRYTQIFNVTFQDRKGTDKICWMGTYGIGIGRTLAACVEQKHDEKGIVWPLEVAPFKITVIVAKVESTLIEEAEKLYRLLTDHGYDPLFDDRDERLGFKLKDSDLIGIPYKIIIGKEFLNSGKFEIESRTGEKFEVAPESFLNWCDSHLNSLNLFRKIAD
- the hrcA gene encoding heat-inducible transcriptional repressor HrcA, producing MIKKTQKEAKFSKIILNLVELYLDSGTPIGSGTLKREKQDKISSATIRNYCVELEKTGFLKKNHASGGRLPTDKALRFYFDYYQKLQEPLSKNEKDLIADSLPACNKNIIKDIQKSGELLSELLNLSVFFSFPRFDHDTATDLKLLVLDEQRVLVVILTEFGQIFTETIWVKQKMSAFSAKRVESFIKSKLKNQSFPESLTSEEQFLGQDIYNESIVRYLTRYVNLTDMDIHQTGFSKLLHYNEFKDPEMLSSGLMLFENSLHMKKLLLYGMTCKQPTAFLGKELSRFFDIGLYEKHTVVMMPYFINRTPLGAFGILGPSRIPYRKILKLVTFFGEKLRSNLTESLFKFKLSFRQPKTVLEELQDMERMFLDHSSIKLLPSKES
- a CDS encoding nucleotide exchange factor GrpE → MTDNQEEKQENESLPEDERNETEVEESLAEENERLKQELKKKNDQYLMALAEAENARKRIYKERQDLLRLAVENILVEILTPIENMENALKFAKDSSDEVKNWALGFEMILNQFKQILTDHGITEYTSAGKIFDPFLHEAIEIIETDDYPDGTVVEELSKGYKADNKPIRVARVKVAKTLKVDTNN